A part of Pseudomonas sp. HR96 genomic DNA contains:
- a CDS encoding transporter substrate-binding domain-containing protein yields MKRQSLQLCSMFLTLASLAAMPQANAASALDQIVQSKKMRCGVMLDSPPSGYRTPDNKPDGFDVAYCLDMAKALGATAEIVETPSSDRIPALVSNRIDVLIASTTSTVARGMTVGFSQPYMNYTTAVITRKNTGISKYADLKGHTLGGVTGTSTEQMLKKDVAAWNDGKTSYIGFASDTEAFLALQQGKVDAVLQATAVASTLIKSGQFPDFTMAGEAPFPPDLVSIAVRRDDHEMLDWVKLFVWNQVASGRFAEVYHQYISDTAPPALAVKGVDF; encoded by the coding sequence ATGAAACGCCAGTCACTGCAGTTGTGCTCCATGTTCCTCACTCTGGCCAGCCTGGCCGCCATGCCCCAGGCCAACGCCGCCTCGGCGCTGGACCAGATCGTGCAATCGAAGAAGATGCGCTGCGGGGTCATGCTCGATTCGCCGCCTTCCGGTTACCGCACCCCCGACAACAAGCCTGACGGCTTCGACGTCGCCTACTGCCTGGACATGGCCAAGGCCTTGGGTGCCACCGCCGAAATCGTCGAGACGCCGTCGTCCGATCGCATTCCGGCGCTGGTCTCCAACCGCATCGACGTACTGATCGCCTCGACCACCAGCACGGTGGCGCGCGGTATGACAGTCGGTTTCAGCCAACCGTACATGAACTACACCACAGCGGTGATCACCCGCAAGAATACCGGCATCAGCAAGTACGCCGACCTCAAGGGCCACACCCTCGGCGGCGTGACCGGTACCTCGACCGAGCAGATGCTGAAAAAGGATGTGGCCGCCTGGAACGACGGCAAGACCTCGTACATTGGCTTTGCCAGCGACACCGAGGCCTTCCTCGCGCTCCAGCAGGGCAAGGTCGATGCCGTGCTGCAGGCCACCGCCGTGGCCAGCACGTTGATCAAGAGCGGGCAATTCCCCGACTTCACCATGGCCGGCGAAGCGCCGTTTCCTCCGGATCTGGTGTCCATCGCGGTCCGCCGCGATGACCACGAGATGCTCGACTGGGTGAAGTTGTTCGTCTGGAACCAGGTGGCTTCCGGGCGTTTCGCCGAGGTGTATCACCAATACATCAGCGACACCGCGCCGCCTGCGCTGGCGGTCAAGGGCGTCGATTTCTGA
- a CDS encoding transporter substrate-binding domain-containing protein has protein sequence MRTPAFWKPAATLLLALAGVQAYAASTLDSVVQSKTLRCGVMLDSPPSGYRTADNTPDGYDVAYCNDMAKALGAKAVIVETPSPDRIPALVSNRIDVLIASTTNSSARGLSVAFSQPYLSVPIAVLTRKGSGIKGWDDLRGHPLGGVTGTTTEQFLKAAIDKWNAPNTAYTGYGNDNDSYMALEQGKVDAILLSVPVSTLLIKSGQFPHLEMAGNAPMPPDLLSIAVKRGDLEFLDWTKLFVWNQVASGRYKEIYNQYFAPGDAPSLSVSGVNY, from the coding sequence ATGCGTACACCGGCATTCTGGAAACCCGCAGCCACTCTGCTGCTCGCCTTGGCGGGCGTGCAGGCATACGCTGCTTCGACCCTTGACTCGGTGGTGCAAAGCAAGACGCTGCGCTGTGGCGTGATGCTCGATTCGCCGCCATCGGGCTACCGTACCGCCGACAATACCCCCGATGGCTATGACGTGGCGTACTGCAACGACATGGCCAAGGCGCTGGGGGCCAAGGCGGTGATCGTCGAGACGCCGTCGCCGGACCGGATTCCGGCGCTGGTTTCCAACCGTATCGACGTACTGATCGCCTCGACCACCAACTCTTCGGCGCGCGGCCTGAGCGTGGCGTTCAGCCAACCGTACCTGAGCGTGCCGATTGCCGTGTTGACCCGCAAAGGCAGCGGCATCAAAGGTTGGGATGACCTCAGGGGCCACCCGCTGGGCGGCGTCACCGGCACCACCACCGAGCAGTTCCTCAAAGCCGCCATTGACAAGTGGAACGCGCCGAACACGGCGTACACCGGCTACGGCAACGACAACGATTCGTACATGGCCCTGGAGCAGGGCAAGGTCGACGCCATCCTGCTGTCGGTGCCGGTGTCGACCTTACTGATCAAGAGTGGCCAGTTCCCGCACCTGGAAATGGCCGGCAATGCACCGATGCCACCCGACCTGCTGTCGATTGCGGTCAAGCGTGGTGACCTGGAGTTTCTCGACTGGACCAAATTGTTCGTCTGGAACCAGGTCGCTTCGGGTCGCTACAAAGAGATCTACAACCAGTACTTCGCGCCAGGCGACGCACCGTCCCTGAGCGTCAGCGGCGTCAACTATTGA
- a CDS encoding amino acid ABC transporter ATP-binding protein: MIEIRGVRKQFGNIEILKGIDLDVHKGELLCLLGASGSGKSTLLQCINALEPIQGGHIKVDGIDVHDRKTDLNKLRQKLGIVFQQFNAFPHLTALENVALAPRLVAGKSRREAREIAVRHLEHVGLGGKAELLPSRLSGGQQQRLAIARALAMQPSYMLFDEVTSALDPELVGEVLDTMRMLRKEGMTMVVVTHDIAFARNSSDRVAFLHSGTVAEIGTVAQVLGQPTSEHTRKFLRREHQ, from the coding sequence GTGATCGAGATACGTGGCGTACGCAAGCAGTTCGGCAACATCGAGATTCTCAAAGGCATCGACCTCGACGTGCACAAGGGCGAGCTGCTGTGCCTGCTTGGCGCCAGTGGCTCGGGCAAGTCGACCCTGCTGCAGTGCATCAATGCGCTGGAGCCGATACAGGGCGGCCACATCAAGGTCGACGGCATCGATGTGCATGACCGCAAGACCGACCTCAACAAGTTGCGCCAGAAGCTCGGCATCGTGTTCCAGCAGTTCAACGCCTTTCCGCACCTGACTGCCCTGGAGAACGTCGCCCTGGCGCCGCGTCTGGTGGCGGGCAAGAGCCGGCGCGAGGCGCGGGAGATTGCCGTGCGCCACCTCGAACACGTCGGCCTTGGTGGCAAGGCAGAACTGCTGCCCTCGCGCTTGTCCGGCGGCCAGCAGCAGCGCCTGGCCATCGCCCGGGCGTTGGCCATGCAGCCCAGCTACATGCTCTTCGACGAGGTGACCTCGGCACTGGACCCCGAGCTGGTCGGCGAGGTGCTGGACACCATGCGCATGCTGCGCAAGGAGGGCATGACCATGGTCGTGGTCACCCACGACATCGCCTTCGCGCGCAATTCCAGCGACCGCGTGGCGTTCCTGCATTCAGGCACGGTCGCCGAAATCGGCACCGTGGCCCAGGTGCTCGGACAGCCCACCAGCGAGCACACGCGCAAGTTCCTGCGCCGCGAACATCAATGA
- a CDS encoding amino acid ABC transporter permease yields MQFVLADPGLHWRDALFLLQGAGHTLWVTAVSGLIGTLCGIALGWMRFSSAVLRVVTAPYIDVVRSVPLIIQLVLANSFLSLAGVGFDTFWLCVLVLSSSMAVVTAEVVRAGLASVAQTFRRSARSLGMSGYQEFLHISAPLALRTSFSAWVGLLLGLAKDSALVSVVGYVEYMKSSQILITRTNEALLLLFGVGVFYFVICYPVSRLSARLERRMAL; encoded by the coding sequence ATGCAATTTGTTTTGGCCGATCCCGGCCTGCATTGGCGCGATGCGCTGTTCCTGCTGCAAGGCGCAGGGCACACCCTCTGGGTGACGGCGGTTTCCGGGCTGATCGGCACGCTGTGCGGCATCGCCTTGGGCTGGATGCGCTTCAGCTCCGCGGTGCTGCGCGTGGTCACGGCGCCCTATATCGACGTCGTGCGCAGCGTGCCGCTGATCATCCAGCTGGTGCTGGCCAACAGTTTCCTGTCGTTGGCAGGCGTCGGCTTCGACACCTTCTGGCTGTGCGTGCTGGTGCTCAGTTCGTCGATGGCCGTGGTCACCGCCGAAGTGGTGCGCGCCGGCCTCGCCTCGGTGGCGCAGACCTTTCGCCGGTCGGCGCGCTCGCTGGGCATGTCCGGCTACCAGGAGTTCCTCCACATCAGCGCTCCGTTGGCGCTGCGCACCAGCTTCAGCGCCTGGGTCGGCCTGCTGCTGGGCCTGGCCAAGGACAGCGCGCTGGTCAGCGTGGTGGGTTACGTGGAGTACATGAAGTCGTCGCAGATCCTCATTACCCGCACCAACGAGGCGCTGCTGTTGCTGTTCGGCGTCGGGGTCTTCTACTTCGTGATTTGTTACCCGGTGTCGCGCCTCAGCGCCCGGCTGGAAAGGAGGATGGCGCTGTGA
- a CDS encoding amino acid ABC transporter permease, with protein sequence MFGYVFYWSLVWDALPQLLAGAWLTLQIALLSMLAGTLVGLGLALLRQNGKGLPLRLASAWVELARNTPVLFQIYMMYFGLGSLHIQISSYAAVLIALSFNNAGYLAEIFRGGLAAVHRQQLAAARSLGLSALQSYLHVIFPQLLRIVFYGYVTQAVWAMLNTSLGMLVGLHELSGAAQSAQSVSFRSFEFFFITALIYYLLAKFMELGARVAFRRWLRV encoded by the coding sequence ATGTTCGGCTACGTCTTTTATTGGTCACTGGTCTGGGATGCCCTGCCGCAACTGCTCGCAGGTGCCTGGTTGACGCTGCAGATCGCGCTGTTGTCGATGTTGGCCGGCACGCTTGTCGGCCTTGGCCTGGCGTTGCTGCGACAGAATGGCAAGGGCCTGCCATTGCGTCTGGCCAGCGCCTGGGTTGAGCTGGCGCGAAACACGCCGGTGCTGTTCCAGATCTACATGATGTACTTCGGCCTCGGCTCCCTGCACATCCAGATCAGCAGCTATGCGGCCGTGCTGATCGCGCTGTCGTTCAACAACGCCGGCTACCTGGCGGAGATCTTCCGGGGCGGCCTCGCCGCTGTGCACCGTCAGCAACTGGCTGCCGCGCGGTCGCTGGGTCTGAGCGCACTACAAAGCTACCTGCACGTGATCTTTCCGCAACTGTTGCGCATCGTTTTCTACGGCTACGTGACGCAGGCAGTGTGGGCCATGCTCAACACCTCGCTGGGCATGCTGGTAGGCCTGCATGAGCTGTCAGGTGCCGCCCAGTCGGCGCAATCGGTGAGCTTTCGCAGCTTCGAGTTCTTCTTTATTACCGCGTTGATCTACTACCTGCTGGCCAAGTTCATGGAGCTTGGCGCGCGGGTGGCATTTCGGCGCTGGCTGAGGGTTTGA
- a CDS encoding LLM class flavin-dependent oxidoreductase, which produces MKFGLFSLMTLRDHPDGVAGVMADTRQMVQAAEQAGFDIAWFAEHHFCNYSSSCSPLMMASYAAGWTSKIKLGAGVLVLPLYNPLRLAQEIALLDVQSQGRAIIGLGTGYQLFEFERFGVPIEDKVDIFLEYWDVIEQALTKGEVEFQGKHIQVPHTTFAIGPQQKPLPPVYYTSTQPALLERFKNSAAIPFLAASTLGSPVLYKMVDGLNANWQAVGCEPKSKPLSIMQYVHVTDSRSEALEAGERARYVGRIAHHLRHNVLPMDGNFIRDQAVDGEQSIEQYTANTVVGSVEEVAAKMIDNIQHLDPVHYACNFQFGCMPLGRARRSLERFANEVVPLIERELGPLELIGRR; this is translated from the coding sequence ATGAAATTCGGGCTTTTCAGTTTGATGACCTTGCGCGACCACCCGGACGGCGTCGCCGGGGTCATGGCCGATACCAGGCAGATGGTCCAGGCCGCCGAACAGGCGGGTTTCGACATCGCCTGGTTCGCCGAGCACCACTTCTGCAACTACTCCTCCTCGTGCTCGCCCCTGATGATGGCCAGCTACGCCGCTGGCTGGACCTCGAAAATCAAGCTGGGCGCCGGGGTACTGGTGTTGCCGCTGTACAACCCGCTGCGCCTGGCACAGGAAATTGCGCTGCTCGACGTACAGTCCCAAGGCCGCGCAATCATCGGCCTGGGGACCGGCTACCAGTTGTTCGAATTTGAGCGTTTTGGCGTGCCCATCGAAGACAAGGTGGACATCTTCCTCGAGTACTGGGACGTCATTGAACAGGCGCTGACCAAGGGTGAGGTGGAGTTTCAGGGCAAGCATATCCAGGTGCCGCACACCACGTTCGCCATTGGCCCACAGCAGAAGCCCCTGCCGCCGGTGTACTACACCTCGACGCAGCCGGCGTTGCTCGAGCGCTTCAAGAACAGCGCCGCTATTCCGTTCCTGGCTGCCAGTACGCTGGGCTCGCCAGTGCTCTACAAGATGGTCGACGGGCTCAATGCCAATTGGCAGGCGGTGGGCTGCGAGCCGAAGAGCAAGCCGCTGTCGATCATGCAGTACGTGCATGTCACCGACAGCCGCAGCGAGGCGCTGGAAGCCGGTGAGCGCGCGCGCTACGTCGGGCGTATCGCCCACCATCTGCGGCATAACGTGTTGCCCATGGACGGTAATTTCATTCGCGACCAGGCCGTCGACGGTGAGCAGAGCATCGAGCAATACACCGCCAACACCGTGGTGGGCAGCGTGGAAGAGGTGGCGGCGAAAATGATCGACAACATCCAGCACCTGGACCCGGTGCATTACGCCTGCAACTTCCAGTTCGGCTGCATGCCGCTGGGCCGCGCACGGCGCTCGCTGGAGCGGTTCGCCAACGAGGTGGTGCCGCTGATCGAGCGCGAGCTGGGGCCGTTGGAACTGATCGGTCGGCGATAG
- a CDS encoding flavin reductase family protein, producing MISSQASPSHNLPLQDAFKQSMRRLAASVSVITCAFEGQWHGLTATAVTSLCAEPASIITCINANASLIPALTASQRFYVNLLSCEHVAISSNFGGRLKGSERFTEGQWASGEEGVPYLADAQASLFCEVEKAIAYGTHIVLIGRVRDVRFSEQVSPLIYQNGLYVGAAPLAAAP from the coding sequence ATGATTTCCAGCCAAGCGTCACCTTCGCACAACCTGCCATTGCAGGATGCTTTCAAGCAGTCCATGCGCCGCCTGGCGGCCAGCGTCAGCGTCATCACCTGTGCCTTCGAAGGCCAGTGGCACGGCCTGACCGCCACGGCGGTGACGTCGCTGTGCGCCGAGCCAGCGTCGATCATTACCTGCATCAACGCCAACGCCTCACTGATCCCTGCGTTGACCGCCTCGCAGCGCTTCTACGTGAACCTCTTGAGCTGCGAGCACGTGGCGATCTCGAGCAATTTTGGTGGCCGCCTGAAAGGTTCCGAGCGTTTCACCGAAGGCCAATGGGCGTCAGGCGAGGAGGGTGTTCCGTATCTGGCCGACGCCCAGGCAAGCCTGTTCTGCGAGGTCGAAAAAGCCATCGCCTACGGGACCCACATCGTGCTGATCGGACGGGTCAGGGATGTGCGCTTCAGCGAGCAGGTCTCCCCGTTGATCTACCAGAACGGCCTCTATGTCGGCGCGGCGCCGCTGGCAGCCGCACCTTGA
- a CDS encoding GntR family transcriptional regulator — MVSKKNVAGAVLAPMSNLESAEHAADQIRAAIIQGQFRPGERLIEKLLTEQLALSRHPVREALRRLSREGLVEMRVNRGAIVAELDPSAILEVYSIRAALGKLALQALIDQPGQLTAAVLKQLESLARNALKLARQDSQANSIANDMQFQSSIVQASGLARCSRYFDELTAEVHRFNNLSRIAYTDREGDAINYVMALFEAIKARDLQRAQAIWQQKFSRAVERFIAHTHAQDGNEQAVALAD, encoded by the coding sequence ATGGTTTCGAAGAAAAACGTCGCGGGCGCCGTGCTCGCGCCGATGTCCAACCTGGAGAGCGCCGAGCACGCGGCGGACCAGATTCGTGCCGCGATCATCCAGGGCCAGTTCCGCCCCGGCGAACGCCTGATCGAAAAACTGCTGACCGAGCAACTGGCCCTGTCGCGCCATCCGGTACGCGAGGCGCTCCGTCGCTTGAGCCGAGAGGGCCTGGTGGAGATGCGGGTGAACCGCGGCGCGATCGTCGCCGAGCTCGACCCCAGCGCCATCCTGGAGGTGTATTCGATCCGCGCAGCGCTCGGCAAACTGGCGCTGCAGGCGCTGATTGATCAGCCAGGGCAGTTGACTGCGGCAGTGCTCAAGCAACTCGAAAGCCTGGCCAGGAATGCCTTGAAGCTGGCTCGTCAGGACAGCCAGGCCAACTCCATCGCCAACGACATGCAGTTTCAGAGCAGCATCGTCCAGGCCAGTGGCCTGGCCCGTTGCTCGCGCTATTTCGACGAACTGACGGCCGAAGTTCACCGGTTCAACAACCTCTCGCGGATCGCCTACACCGACCGCGAGGGCGATGCCATCAACTATGTAATGGCCCTCTTCGAAGCCATCAAGGCCCGCGATTTGCAACGAGCCCAGGCCATCTGGCAACAGAAATTCAGTCGCGCGGTGGAGCGCTTCATCGCGCACACCCATGCGCAGGATGGCAACGAGCAAGCAGTGGCGCTCGCCGATTGA
- a CDS encoding transporter substrate-binding domain-containing protein, translating to MLKKFALAMLSLLLIAGAGQSAQARPLEEILKSGTLRVGVLPNSPPQSALGTNNELEGFDIDVAKKLAEALGVKPEFVMTEIAQRVPFLVTDRIDICLGGLTRTVERAKLISYTVPLHTESMGVLTTDKVKIGNWKELNDSKYTLVLIRGVWTADFLKQNLPNAKVLFVDTMADTIRSIAQGRADALVENIEFYVPFTKNYPDVHWQTLPEALNTAYDGIGLAQNNTGLRDVLNVALYNLHTSGFVNQTWETWFKAPMLVKVVPSPYF from the coding sequence ATGCTGAAGAAATTTGCACTCGCGATGTTGAGTTTGCTGCTGATTGCCGGGGCCGGACAAAGCGCCCAGGCACGCCCGCTGGAAGAGATTCTGAAAAGCGGCACATTGCGTGTCGGCGTGCTGCCCAACTCCCCGCCGCAATCGGCGCTGGGCACCAACAACGAGCTGGAAGGCTTCGACATCGACGTGGCGAAAAAACTTGCCGAGGCCCTCGGGGTCAAGCCGGAATTCGTCATGACCGAAATTGCCCAGCGCGTGCCCTTTCTGGTCACCGATCGCATCGACATCTGCCTCGGTGGCCTGACTCGCACCGTCGAGCGCGCCAAGCTGATCAGCTACACCGTCCCGCTGCACACCGAATCGATGGGTGTGTTGACCACCGACAAGGTCAAGATCGGCAACTGGAAAGAGCTCAACGACAGCAAGTACACCCTGGTGCTGATCCGCGGCGTGTGGACCGCCGACTTCCTCAAGCAGAACCTGCCCAACGCCAAGGTCCTGTTCGTCGACACCATGGCCGACACCATCCGCTCGATCGCCCAGGGCCGCGCCGACGCGCTGGTGGAAAACATCGAGTTCTACGTGCCGTTCACCAAGAACTACCCCGACGTGCACTGGCAGACCCTGCCCGAAGCGCTCAACACCGCCTACGACGGTATAGGCCTTGCACAGAACAACACAGGCTTGCGCGATGTACTCAACGTGGCGCTGTACAACCTGCACACCTCAGGCTTCGTCAACCAGACCTGGGAGACCTGGTTCAAGGCGCCGATGCTGGTCAAGGTGGTCCCTTCGCCCTATTTCTGA
- a CDS encoding amino acid ABC transporter permease translates to MHYSFQFGDILKAWPDLLAGAGVTLLVAFSAFWAGMAIGLAGALAQQHARPWVRKLVRSYVVFFTNTPSLIQIFILFYGLPDLGIVLSPMAAVLIGLALNAGAYLTDILRGGLVSVKQAELEAAATLNMSAWQSFRYVTLPHLAATLYPMLSNFFIWILLGSSIGGLFGVNELAGKAIDISSTTMRSIEAFSVTAGIYVVLTFVASLFLYALGYFCFRVRARFI, encoded by the coding sequence ATGCACTACAGCTTTCAGTTCGGCGACATTCTCAAGGCCTGGCCTGACCTGCTGGCGGGCGCCGGAGTCACCCTGCTGGTCGCCTTCAGCGCTTTCTGGGCGGGCATGGCGATCGGCCTGGCGGGCGCCCTGGCGCAGCAGCATGCACGCCCGTGGGTGCGCAAGCTGGTGCGCAGCTACGTGGTGTTCTTTACCAACACGCCCTCGTTGATCCAGATCTTCATCCTGTTCTACGGGCTGCCGGATCTGGGCATAGTCCTCTCGCCCATGGCCGCAGTGCTGATCGGCCTGGCGCTGAATGCCGGTGCCTACCTCACGGACATTCTGCGCGGTGGCCTGGTCTCGGTGAAACAGGCCGAACTGGAAGCCGCAGCCACCTTGAACATGAGCGCCTGGCAGAGCTTTCGCTACGTGACCCTGCCGCACTTGGCCGCCACCCTGTACCCGATGCTCTCCAACTTCTTCATTTGGATTCTGCTCGGCAGCTCGATCGGCGGCCTGTTCGGCGTCAACGAACTGGCCGGCAAGGCCATCGACATCAGTTCCACCACCATGCGCAGCATCGAGGCGTTCAGCGTCACGGCGGGCATCTACGTGGTGCTGACTTTCGTTGCCAGCCTGTTCCTGTATGCACTGGGCTACTTCTGTTTCCGTGTACGTGCGAGGTTCATCTGA
- a CDS encoding amino acid ABC transporter permease: MLTWSQQLHQLFSGFTLTFLLQAAWNTLALAAVGCSMGLLLGFVIACLRRTRSLYLLPVRVLSIIFVELMRRIPFLVTLFLTLFVLQAMGTNLSFFVIGLIAVCLIATAYLAEIFRAGFDSVPQAQIEAAQTLNFSAVQVIFLVMLPQAWKVVLPPAFSFMVSFIKDTALASQLGVVELTFAGKILITRGYSSLLIYGLVLLIYFALSYPLSRLGARLEQRVGRALSLPAASEPVLLAQPVLERR; this comes from the coding sequence ATGCTGACCTGGTCGCAGCAACTGCATCAACTGTTCAGCGGTTTCACCTTGACGTTTCTGCTCCAGGCGGCCTGGAACACCCTGGCCCTGGCGGCAGTGGGCTGCAGCATGGGCCTGTTGCTTGGCTTCGTGATCGCCTGCCTGCGGCGCACCCGCAGCCTTTATCTGTTGCCGGTACGCGTGCTGTCGATCATCTTCGTCGAGTTGATGCGGCGCATCCCGTTTCTGGTGACCTTGTTCCTGACCCTGTTCGTGTTGCAGGCCATGGGCACCAACCTGTCGTTCTTCGTCATCGGCCTGATCGCCGTCTGCCTGATCGCGACGGCCTATCTCGCGGAAATCTTCCGCGCCGGTTTCGACTCGGTGCCCCAGGCGCAGATCGAAGCGGCGCAGACCCTCAACTTCAGCGCCGTGCAGGTGATCTTCCTGGTGATGCTGCCGCAGGCATGGAAGGTGGTGCTGCCGCCGGCGTTCAGCTTCATGGTGTCGTTCATCAAGGACACCGCACTGGCCTCGCAACTGGGCGTCGTGGAACTGACGTTTGCCGGAAAGATCCTCATCACCCGCGGCTACTCCTCTTTACTCATCTACGGCCTGGTGCTGCTGATCTATTTCGCACTTTCCTACCCGCTCAGCCGCCTCGGCGCCCGCCTCGAACAGCGCGTCGGCCGAGCACTCAGCCTTCCCGCAGCCAGCGAGCCCGTGCTGTTGGCCCAACCTGTTCTGGAACGGAGATGA
- a CDS encoding amino acid ABC transporter ATP-binding protein: MAHLQVNNLSCSYGQLKVLDGINLSLEKGQVVSLIGGSGSGKSTLLRVIMGLTRPDQGSIDLDAQAIDYQSPGSLRSAREKMAIVFQQYNLFHNMSVLQNVMVTPLKVQKRNPIKVREEALALLAKVGLASKAEVYPAQLSGGQQQRVAISRALALHPHILLLDEVTSALDPELVGEVLDTIRTLANEGMTMLIVSHEMRFVREVSDQVAMMDQGRIVEIGPPEQIFDAPQHSRTQAFMKKIAWH; encoded by the coding sequence ATGGCGCATCTGCAAGTCAACAATCTTTCCTGCTCGTACGGCCAGTTGAAGGTGCTCGACGGGATCAACCTGAGTTTGGAAAAGGGCCAGGTGGTCAGCCTGATCGGCGGCTCCGGCTCGGGCAAGAGCACCCTGCTGCGGGTGATCATGGGCCTGACCCGGCCTGATCAGGGCAGCATCGATCTGGACGCGCAGGCCATCGATTACCAGTCGCCAGGGAGTCTGCGCAGCGCCCGCGAGAAGATGGCCATCGTCTTTCAGCAATACAACCTGTTCCACAACATGAGCGTGCTGCAGAACGTAATGGTGACGCCGCTCAAGGTACAGAAGCGCAACCCCATCAAGGTGCGCGAGGAGGCCCTAGCGCTGCTGGCCAAGGTCGGCCTTGCGAGCAAGGCCGAGGTCTACCCGGCACAGCTTTCCGGCGGCCAGCAGCAGCGTGTGGCGATCAGCCGCGCACTGGCCCTGCACCCGCACATCCTGTTGCTCGACGAAGTAACCTCGGCGCTCGACCCCGAGCTGGTCGGCGAGGTACTCGACACCATCCGCACCTTGGCCAATGAGGGCATGACCATGCTCATCGTCTCCCACGAAATGCGCTTCGTGCGCGAAGTCTCCGACCAGGTGGCGATGATGGACCAGGGTCGCATCGTCGAGATCGGGCCACCCGAGCAGATTTTCGATGCACCGCAGCATTCTCGCACCCAGGCCTTCATGAAGAAGATCGCCTGGCACTGA
- a CDS encoding RidA family protein, translating into MAQISKLKSGSILEEKESFSRAVVVDNWIFMSLTSGRDYKSRVMPDTAVGQAENALRNVEGALKAVGSQLSDVVRSRIFIPDQADVPAVMAFIGERFRGIDHAHCVTCSPLGGPEYLFEIEVTAYKGAGSGPQERMVISL; encoded by the coding sequence ATGGCCCAGATCAGCAAATTGAAATCCGGCAGCATCCTCGAAGAGAAGGAAAGCTTCTCCCGCGCGGTGGTCGTCGACAACTGGATCTTCATGTCCTTGACCTCCGGGCGCGACTACAAAAGCCGGGTCATGCCGGACACCGCAGTCGGCCAGGCGGAAAACGCCTTGCGCAATGTCGAAGGCGCTCTCAAGGCGGTCGGTTCGCAGCTGAGCGACGTGGTTCGCTCACGCATCTTCATTCCAGACCAGGCCGACGTGCCAGCCGTCATGGCCTTCATCGGTGAGCGCTTTCGCGGCATCGACCACGCCCATTGCGTGACCTGCTCACCACTGGGTGGCCCCGAGTACCTGTTCGAGATCGAAGTCACCGCCTACAAGGGCGCGGGCAGCGGCCCGCAGGAGCGGATGGTGATCAGCCTGTAG